A window of the Salvelinus alpinus chromosome 25, SLU_Salpinus.1, whole genome shotgun sequence genome harbors these coding sequences:
- the LOC139553829 gene encoding heterogeneous nuclear ribonucleoprotein Q isoform X5, with protein MKTYRQREKQGTKVSDSSKGPDEAKIKALLERTGYTLDVTTGQRKYGGPPPESDHSGTQPTIGTEIFVGKIPRDLFEDELVPLFEKAGPIWDLRLMMDPLSGLNRGYAFVTFCTKEAAQEAVKLCNNNEIRPGKHIGVCISVANNRLFVGSIPKSKTKDQIVEEFAKVTEGLNDVILYHQPDDKKKNRGFCFLEYEDHKTAAQARRRLMSGKVKVWGNVVTVEWADPIEDPDPEVMAKVKVLFVRNLASTVTEEILEKAFSQFGKLERVKKLKDYAFIHFEERDGAVKALADLNGKDLEGEHIEIVFAKPPDQKRKERKAQRQAAKTQMYDDYYYYGPPQMPPPTRGRGRGGGRGGYSYPPDYYGYEDYYDYYGYDYHNYRGGYEDPYYGYEDFQSPSRGRSRGGARGGGALSSRGRGAVTPRGRLGGFSQRGGSGPGSSRGVQGTNGALGKRTRGRS; from the exons ATgaagacatacagacagagggagaaacaggGGACCAAAGTCTCAGACTCCAGCAAAGGACCAGATGAGGCCAAAATCAAA GCCCTGCTGGAGAGAACTGGCTACACACTTGACGTGACAACAGGTCAGCGGAAGTATGGAGGCCCCCCTCCGGAGTCGGATCACTCAGGGACACAGCCCACGATCGGTACAGAG ATTTTTGTTGGCAAGATCCCCAGAGATCTATTTGAGGATGAGCTGGTACCTCTGTTTGAGAAAGCTGGGCCCATTTGGGACCTGCGTCTGATGATGGATCCACTCAGTGGCCTCAACAGAGGTTACGCCTTTGTCACTTTCTGCACTAAAGAGGCGGCACAGGAGGCTGTCAAGCTG TGTAACAACAATGAAATTCGGCCCGGCAAACATATTGGCGTGTGCATCTCCGTGGCCAATAATAGACTGTTCGTTGGTTCCATCCCCAAGAGTAAAACAAAAGATCAGATTGTGGAAGAGTTTGCTAAAGTCACAG AGGGTCTTAATGATGTCATACTGTACCATCAGCCAGATGACAAGAAAAAGAACAGAGGCTTTTGCTTCTTGGAATACGAAGACCACAAAACTGCCGCTCAGGCCCGCCGCAGGCTGATGAGTGGCAAGGTCAAGGTGTGGGGGAATGTGGTGACTGTGGAGTGGGCCGACCCCATAGAAGACCCTGATCCTGAAGTCATGGCCAAG GTGAAAGTGCTGTTTGTCCGGAACCTTGCGAGTACTGTAACGGAGGAAATACTTGAAAAGGCGTTCAGTCAGTTTGGCAAGTTGGAGCGGGTGAAGAAGCTGAAAGACTATGCCTTTATCCACTTTGAGGAGAGAGACGGAGCAGTCAAG GCCTTGGCCGACCTGAATGGGAAAGACCTGGAGGGAGAGCACATTGAAATAGTCTTCGCCAAGCCACCTGATCAGAAGAGGAAAGAACGCAAAGCCCAGAGGCAAGCGGCTAAAACACAAAT GTATGACGATTACTATTACTATGGCCCACCCCAGATGCCACCTCCCACAAGAGGCAGAGGACGAGGCGGCGGTCGTGGTGGCTATTCCTACCCCCCTGACTACTACGGCTATGAGGATTACTACGATTACTATGGCTACGACTACCACAACTACCGGGGCGGCTATGAAGACCCCTACTACGGCTATGAGGACTTCCAATCTCCCAGCCGAGGACGATCCCGAGGCGGAGCCCGTGGTGGTGGTGCCCTATCCTCCCGGGGCCGTGGAGCTGTCACGCCCAGGGGCAGACTAGGGGGTTTCTCCCAGAGAGGAGGAAGTGGCCCTGGATCAAGCAGAGGTGTGCAGGGGACCAATGGGGCACTGG GAAAAAGGACTCGAGGCCGATCCTGA
- the LOC139553829 gene encoding heterogeneous nuclear ribonucleoprotein Q isoform X4, producing MATEHINGNGPEEPMDTTAAVTHSEHFQTLLEAGLPQKVAEKLDEIYIAGLVSHSDLDDRAIEALKEFNEEGALQVLLQFKDSDLSHVQNKSAFLCGVMKTYRQREKQGTKVSDSSKGPDEAKIKALLERTGYTLDVTTGQRKYGGPPPESDHSGTQPTIGTEIFVGKIPRDLFEDELVPLFEKAGPIWDLRLMMDPLSGLNRGYAFVTFCTKEAAQEAVKLCNNNEIRPGKHIGVCISVANNRLFVGSIPKSKTKDQIVEEFAKVTEGLNDVILYHQPDDKKKNRGFCFLEYEDHKTAAQARRRLMSGKVKVWGNVVTVEWADPIEDPDPEVMAKVKVLFVRNLASTVTEEILEKAFSQFGKLERVKKLKDYAFIHFEERDGAVKALADLNGKDLEGEHIEIVFAKPPDQKRKERKAQRQAAKTQMYDDYYYYGPPQMPPPTRGRGRGGGRGGYSYPPDYYGYEDYYDYYGYDYHNYRGGYEDPYYGYEDFQSPSRGRSRGGARGGGALSSRGRGAVTPRGRLGGFSQRGGSGPGSSRGKRTRGRS from the exons ATGGCCACAGAACATATTAATGGAAATGGTCCAGAAGAACCAATGGATACCACTGCTGCAGTTACCCATTCTGAACACTTCCAGACTTTATTAGAAGCTGGTTTACCACAGAAAGTTGCTGAAAAACTAGATGAAATTTACATAGCAG GTTTAGTATCTCACAGTGACTTAGATGATAGAGCGATCGAGGCTCTGAAAGAGTTCAACGAAGAAGGTGCTCTGCAAGTTCTGTTGCAGTTCAAGGACAGCGACCTCTCACATGTCCAG AACAAAAGTGCCTTTCTTTGTGGAGTTATgaagacatacagacagagggagaaacaggGGACCAAAGTCTCAGACTCCAGCAAAGGACCAGATGAGGCCAAAATCAAA GCCCTGCTGGAGAGAACTGGCTACACACTTGACGTGACAACAGGTCAGCGGAAGTATGGAGGCCCCCCTCCGGAGTCGGATCACTCAGGGACACAGCCCACGATCGGTACAGAG ATTTTTGTTGGCAAGATCCCCAGAGATCTATTTGAGGATGAGCTGGTACCTCTGTTTGAGAAAGCTGGGCCCATTTGGGACCTGCGTCTGATGATGGATCCACTCAGTGGCCTCAACAGAGGTTACGCCTTTGTCACTTTCTGCACTAAAGAGGCGGCACAGGAGGCTGTCAAGCTG TGTAACAACAATGAAATTCGGCCCGGCAAACATATTGGCGTGTGCATCTCCGTGGCCAATAATAGACTGTTCGTTGGTTCCATCCCCAAGAGTAAAACAAAAGATCAGATTGTGGAAGAGTTTGCTAAAGTCACAG AGGGTCTTAATGATGTCATACTGTACCATCAGCCAGATGACAAGAAAAAGAACAGAGGCTTTTGCTTCTTGGAATACGAAGACCACAAAACTGCCGCTCAGGCCCGCCGCAGGCTGATGAGTGGCAAGGTCAAGGTGTGGGGGAATGTGGTGACTGTGGAGTGGGCCGACCCCATAGAAGACCCTGATCCTGAAGTCATGGCCAAG GTGAAAGTGCTGTTTGTCCGGAACCTTGCGAGTACTGTAACGGAGGAAATACTTGAAAAGGCGTTCAGTCAGTTTGGCAAGTTGGAGCGGGTGAAGAAGCTGAAAGACTATGCCTTTATCCACTTTGAGGAGAGAGACGGAGCAGTCAAG GCCTTGGCCGACCTGAATGGGAAAGACCTGGAGGGAGAGCACATTGAAATAGTCTTCGCCAAGCCACCTGATCAGAAGAGGAAAGAACGCAAAGCCCAGAGGCAAGCGGCTAAAACACAAAT GTATGACGATTACTATTACTATGGCCCACCCCAGATGCCACCTCCCACAAGAGGCAGAGGACGAGGCGGCGGTCGTGGTGGCTATTCCTACCCCCCTGACTACTACGGCTATGAGGATTACTACGATTACTATGGCTACGACTACCACAACTACCGGGGCGGCTATGAAGACCCCTACTACGGCTATGAGGACTTCCAATCTCCCAGCCGAGGACGATCCCGAGGCGGAGCCCGTGGTGGTGGTGCCCTATCCTCCCGGGGCCGTGGAGCTGTCACGCCCAGGGGCAGACTAGGGGGTTTCTCCCAGAGAGGAGGAAGTGGCCCTGGATCAAGCAGAG GAAAAAGGACTCGAGGCCGATCCTGA
- the LOC139553829 gene encoding heterogeneous nuclear ribonucleoprotein Q isoform X3, which yields MLISGDMATEHINGNGPEEPMDTTAAVTHSEHFQTLLEAGLPQKVAEKLDEIYIAGLVSHSDLDDRAIEALKEFNEEGALQVLLQFKDSDLSHVQNKSAFLCGVMKTYRQREKQGTKVSDSSKGPDEAKIKALLERTGYTLDVTTGQRKYGGPPPESDHSGTQPTIGTEIFVGKIPRDLFEDELVPLFEKAGPIWDLRLMMDPLSGLNRGYAFVTFCTKEAAQEAVKLCNNNEIRPGKHIGVCISVANNRLFVGSIPKSKTKDQIVEEFAKVTEGLNDVILYHQPDDKKKNRGFCFLEYEDHKTAAQARRRLMSGKVKVWGNVVTVEWADPIEDPDPEVMAKVKVLFVRNLASTVTEEILEKAFSQFGKLERVKKLKDYAFIHFEERDGAVKALADLNGKDLEGEHIEIVFAKPPDQKRKERKAQRQAAKTQMYDDYYYYGPPQMPPPTRGRGRGGGRGGYSYPPDYYGYEDYYDYYGYDYHNYRGGYEDPYYGYEDFQSPSRGRSRGGARGGGALSSRGRGAVTPRGRLGGFSQRGGSGPGSSRGKRTRGRS from the exons ATGCTG ATTTCTGGAGACATGGCCACAGAACATATTAATGGAAATGGTCCAGAAGAACCAATGGATACCACTGCTGCAGTTACCCATTCTGAACACTTCCAGACTTTATTAGAAGCTGGTTTACCACAGAAAGTTGCTGAAAAACTAGATGAAATTTACATAGCAG GTTTAGTATCTCACAGTGACTTAGATGATAGAGCGATCGAGGCTCTGAAAGAGTTCAACGAAGAAGGTGCTCTGCAAGTTCTGTTGCAGTTCAAGGACAGCGACCTCTCACATGTCCAG AACAAAAGTGCCTTTCTTTGTGGAGTTATgaagacatacagacagagggagaaacaggGGACCAAAGTCTCAGACTCCAGCAAAGGACCAGATGAGGCCAAAATCAAA GCCCTGCTGGAGAGAACTGGCTACACACTTGACGTGACAACAGGTCAGCGGAAGTATGGAGGCCCCCCTCCGGAGTCGGATCACTCAGGGACACAGCCCACGATCGGTACAGAG ATTTTTGTTGGCAAGATCCCCAGAGATCTATTTGAGGATGAGCTGGTACCTCTGTTTGAGAAAGCTGGGCCCATTTGGGACCTGCGTCTGATGATGGATCCACTCAGTGGCCTCAACAGAGGTTACGCCTTTGTCACTTTCTGCACTAAAGAGGCGGCACAGGAGGCTGTCAAGCTG TGTAACAACAATGAAATTCGGCCCGGCAAACATATTGGCGTGTGCATCTCCGTGGCCAATAATAGACTGTTCGTTGGTTCCATCCCCAAGAGTAAAACAAAAGATCAGATTGTGGAAGAGTTTGCTAAAGTCACAG AGGGTCTTAATGATGTCATACTGTACCATCAGCCAGATGACAAGAAAAAGAACAGAGGCTTTTGCTTCTTGGAATACGAAGACCACAAAACTGCCGCTCAGGCCCGCCGCAGGCTGATGAGTGGCAAGGTCAAGGTGTGGGGGAATGTGGTGACTGTGGAGTGGGCCGACCCCATAGAAGACCCTGATCCTGAAGTCATGGCCAAG GTGAAAGTGCTGTTTGTCCGGAACCTTGCGAGTACTGTAACGGAGGAAATACTTGAAAAGGCGTTCAGTCAGTTTGGCAAGTTGGAGCGGGTGAAGAAGCTGAAAGACTATGCCTTTATCCACTTTGAGGAGAGAGACGGAGCAGTCAAG GCCTTGGCCGACCTGAATGGGAAAGACCTGGAGGGAGAGCACATTGAAATAGTCTTCGCCAAGCCACCTGATCAGAAGAGGAAAGAACGCAAAGCCCAGAGGCAAGCGGCTAAAACACAAAT GTATGACGATTACTATTACTATGGCCCACCCCAGATGCCACCTCCCACAAGAGGCAGAGGACGAGGCGGCGGTCGTGGTGGCTATTCCTACCCCCCTGACTACTACGGCTATGAGGATTACTACGATTACTATGGCTACGACTACCACAACTACCGGGGCGGCTATGAAGACCCCTACTACGGCTATGAGGACTTCCAATCTCCCAGCCGAGGACGATCCCGAGGCGGAGCCCGTGGTGGTGGTGCCCTATCCTCCCGGGGCCGTGGAGCTGTCACGCCCAGGGGCAGACTAGGGGGTTTCTCCCAGAGAGGAGGAAGTGGCCCTGGATCAAGCAGAG GAAAAAGGACTCGAGGCCGATCCTGA
- the LOC139553829 gene encoding heterogeneous nuclear ribonucleoprotein Q isoform X1 encodes MLISGDMATEHINGNGPEEPMDTTAAVTHSEHFQTLLEAGLPQKVAEKLDEIYIAGLVSHSDLDDRAIEALKEFNEEGALQVLLQFKDSDLSHVQNKSAFLCGVMKTYRQREKQGTKVSDSSKGPDEAKIKALLERTGYTLDVTTGQRKYGGPPPESDHSGTQPTIGTEIFVGKIPRDLFEDELVPLFEKAGPIWDLRLMMDPLSGLNRGYAFVTFCTKEAAQEAVKLCNNNEIRPGKHIGVCISVANNRLFVGSIPKSKTKDQIVEEFAKVTEGLNDVILYHQPDDKKKNRGFCFLEYEDHKTAAQARRRLMSGKVKVWGNVVTVEWADPIEDPDPEVMAKVKVLFVRNLASTVTEEILEKAFSQFGKLERVKKLKDYAFIHFEERDGAVKALADLNGKDLEGEHIEIVFAKPPDQKRKERKAQRQAAKTQMYDDYYYYGPPQMPPPTRGRGRGGGRGGYSYPPDYYGYEDYYDYYGYDYHNYRGGYEDPYYGYEDFQSPSRGRSRGGARGGGALSSRGRGAVTPRGRLGGFSQRGGSGPGSSRGVQGTNGALGKRTRGRS; translated from the exons ATGCTG ATTTCTGGAGACATGGCCACAGAACATATTAATGGAAATGGTCCAGAAGAACCAATGGATACCACTGCTGCAGTTACCCATTCTGAACACTTCCAGACTTTATTAGAAGCTGGTTTACCACAGAAAGTTGCTGAAAAACTAGATGAAATTTACATAGCAG GTTTAGTATCTCACAGTGACTTAGATGATAGAGCGATCGAGGCTCTGAAAGAGTTCAACGAAGAAGGTGCTCTGCAAGTTCTGTTGCAGTTCAAGGACAGCGACCTCTCACATGTCCAG AACAAAAGTGCCTTTCTTTGTGGAGTTATgaagacatacagacagagggagaaacaggGGACCAAAGTCTCAGACTCCAGCAAAGGACCAGATGAGGCCAAAATCAAA GCCCTGCTGGAGAGAACTGGCTACACACTTGACGTGACAACAGGTCAGCGGAAGTATGGAGGCCCCCCTCCGGAGTCGGATCACTCAGGGACACAGCCCACGATCGGTACAGAG ATTTTTGTTGGCAAGATCCCCAGAGATCTATTTGAGGATGAGCTGGTACCTCTGTTTGAGAAAGCTGGGCCCATTTGGGACCTGCGTCTGATGATGGATCCACTCAGTGGCCTCAACAGAGGTTACGCCTTTGTCACTTTCTGCACTAAAGAGGCGGCACAGGAGGCTGTCAAGCTG TGTAACAACAATGAAATTCGGCCCGGCAAACATATTGGCGTGTGCATCTCCGTGGCCAATAATAGACTGTTCGTTGGTTCCATCCCCAAGAGTAAAACAAAAGATCAGATTGTGGAAGAGTTTGCTAAAGTCACAG AGGGTCTTAATGATGTCATACTGTACCATCAGCCAGATGACAAGAAAAAGAACAGAGGCTTTTGCTTCTTGGAATACGAAGACCACAAAACTGCCGCTCAGGCCCGCCGCAGGCTGATGAGTGGCAAGGTCAAGGTGTGGGGGAATGTGGTGACTGTGGAGTGGGCCGACCCCATAGAAGACCCTGATCCTGAAGTCATGGCCAAG GTGAAAGTGCTGTTTGTCCGGAACCTTGCGAGTACTGTAACGGAGGAAATACTTGAAAAGGCGTTCAGTCAGTTTGGCAAGTTGGAGCGGGTGAAGAAGCTGAAAGACTATGCCTTTATCCACTTTGAGGAGAGAGACGGAGCAGTCAAG GCCTTGGCCGACCTGAATGGGAAAGACCTGGAGGGAGAGCACATTGAAATAGTCTTCGCCAAGCCACCTGATCAGAAGAGGAAAGAACGCAAAGCCCAGAGGCAAGCGGCTAAAACACAAAT GTATGACGATTACTATTACTATGGCCCACCCCAGATGCCACCTCCCACAAGAGGCAGAGGACGAGGCGGCGGTCGTGGTGGCTATTCCTACCCCCCTGACTACTACGGCTATGAGGATTACTACGATTACTATGGCTACGACTACCACAACTACCGGGGCGGCTATGAAGACCCCTACTACGGCTATGAGGACTTCCAATCTCCCAGCCGAGGACGATCCCGAGGCGGAGCCCGTGGTGGTGGTGCCCTATCCTCCCGGGGCCGTGGAGCTGTCACGCCCAGGGGCAGACTAGGGGGTTTCTCCCAGAGAGGAGGAAGTGGCCCTGGATCAAGCAGAGGTGTGCAGGGGACCAATGGGGCACTGG GAAAAAGGACTCGAGGCCGATCCTGA
- the LOC139553829 gene encoding heterogeneous nuclear ribonucleoprotein Q isoform X2, with protein sequence MATEHINGNGPEEPMDTTAAVTHSEHFQTLLEAGLPQKVAEKLDEIYIAGLVSHSDLDDRAIEALKEFNEEGALQVLLQFKDSDLSHVQNKSAFLCGVMKTYRQREKQGTKVSDSSKGPDEAKIKALLERTGYTLDVTTGQRKYGGPPPESDHSGTQPTIGTEIFVGKIPRDLFEDELVPLFEKAGPIWDLRLMMDPLSGLNRGYAFVTFCTKEAAQEAVKLCNNNEIRPGKHIGVCISVANNRLFVGSIPKSKTKDQIVEEFAKVTEGLNDVILYHQPDDKKKNRGFCFLEYEDHKTAAQARRRLMSGKVKVWGNVVTVEWADPIEDPDPEVMAKVKVLFVRNLASTVTEEILEKAFSQFGKLERVKKLKDYAFIHFEERDGAVKALADLNGKDLEGEHIEIVFAKPPDQKRKERKAQRQAAKTQMYDDYYYYGPPQMPPPTRGRGRGGGRGGYSYPPDYYGYEDYYDYYGYDYHNYRGGYEDPYYGYEDFQSPSRGRSRGGARGGGALSSRGRGAVTPRGRLGGFSQRGGSGPGSSRGVQGTNGALGKRTRGRS encoded by the exons ATGGCCACAGAACATATTAATGGAAATGGTCCAGAAGAACCAATGGATACCACTGCTGCAGTTACCCATTCTGAACACTTCCAGACTTTATTAGAAGCTGGTTTACCACAGAAAGTTGCTGAAAAACTAGATGAAATTTACATAGCAG GTTTAGTATCTCACAGTGACTTAGATGATAGAGCGATCGAGGCTCTGAAAGAGTTCAACGAAGAAGGTGCTCTGCAAGTTCTGTTGCAGTTCAAGGACAGCGACCTCTCACATGTCCAG AACAAAAGTGCCTTTCTTTGTGGAGTTATgaagacatacagacagagggagaaacaggGGACCAAAGTCTCAGACTCCAGCAAAGGACCAGATGAGGCCAAAATCAAA GCCCTGCTGGAGAGAACTGGCTACACACTTGACGTGACAACAGGTCAGCGGAAGTATGGAGGCCCCCCTCCGGAGTCGGATCACTCAGGGACACAGCCCACGATCGGTACAGAG ATTTTTGTTGGCAAGATCCCCAGAGATCTATTTGAGGATGAGCTGGTACCTCTGTTTGAGAAAGCTGGGCCCATTTGGGACCTGCGTCTGATGATGGATCCACTCAGTGGCCTCAACAGAGGTTACGCCTTTGTCACTTTCTGCACTAAAGAGGCGGCACAGGAGGCTGTCAAGCTG TGTAACAACAATGAAATTCGGCCCGGCAAACATATTGGCGTGTGCATCTCCGTGGCCAATAATAGACTGTTCGTTGGTTCCATCCCCAAGAGTAAAACAAAAGATCAGATTGTGGAAGAGTTTGCTAAAGTCACAG AGGGTCTTAATGATGTCATACTGTACCATCAGCCAGATGACAAGAAAAAGAACAGAGGCTTTTGCTTCTTGGAATACGAAGACCACAAAACTGCCGCTCAGGCCCGCCGCAGGCTGATGAGTGGCAAGGTCAAGGTGTGGGGGAATGTGGTGACTGTGGAGTGGGCCGACCCCATAGAAGACCCTGATCCTGAAGTCATGGCCAAG GTGAAAGTGCTGTTTGTCCGGAACCTTGCGAGTACTGTAACGGAGGAAATACTTGAAAAGGCGTTCAGTCAGTTTGGCAAGTTGGAGCGGGTGAAGAAGCTGAAAGACTATGCCTTTATCCACTTTGAGGAGAGAGACGGAGCAGTCAAG GCCTTGGCCGACCTGAATGGGAAAGACCTGGAGGGAGAGCACATTGAAATAGTCTTCGCCAAGCCACCTGATCAGAAGAGGAAAGAACGCAAAGCCCAGAGGCAAGCGGCTAAAACACAAAT GTATGACGATTACTATTACTATGGCCCACCCCAGATGCCACCTCCCACAAGAGGCAGAGGACGAGGCGGCGGTCGTGGTGGCTATTCCTACCCCCCTGACTACTACGGCTATGAGGATTACTACGATTACTATGGCTACGACTACCACAACTACCGGGGCGGCTATGAAGACCCCTACTACGGCTATGAGGACTTCCAATCTCCCAGCCGAGGACGATCCCGAGGCGGAGCCCGTGGTGGTGGTGCCCTATCCTCCCGGGGCCGTGGAGCTGTCACGCCCAGGGGCAGACTAGGGGGTTTCTCCCAGAGAGGAGGAAGTGGCCCTGGATCAAGCAGAGGTGTGCAGGGGACCAATGGGGCACTGG GAAAAAGGACTCGAGGCCGATCCTGA